The following are encoded together in the Onychostoma macrolepis isolate SWU-2019 chromosome 03, ASM1243209v1, whole genome shotgun sequence genome:
- the LOC131537087 gene encoding uncharacterized protein LOC131537087 isoform X1, giving the protein MVVFKAKLQISHCNSVARSARRVECIICSILCILLKSVPPFSSTTMGVADELCDELFRWIYQQEKCADDLEALATELEEMREVMTTGQLVGNTATVLGSATLVGTGIATFLTGGLAAPLLAAAAGITVGAGTATSLTLSLVEKWKSSKKMENAEKTTNKIKQIQNNIERLQKKLQKECESEGFKASSSDDVECEITVRILRAMGKRSGRDLPLSRLRHLFSIDGMYTHHRYGFHPDIAFFCTVSSLVTFLGYSAVFLKTAATKGQKYYTPLFVKATEGMVDLSIKAVLKGTGQAAGGIFGLILTVPDLIDNCEELIKNKHQTEASKFLKTKAKEIRETAKKFKKPLNELQEMLSQIPEIECHIDLAQEMFGSQIYTQGTICVEYKQTQKQDRKTQRFIFLCTKDIGVTKYGSTCKDKSGNNKNKRQKKKATSTEDRYLNQERKTAFLRKPPHKSKTKVKEFQFRLPKIMMSNVRSLPNKIEELEEMMEDAENFNSDLMFFTETWLNRNSPSISLEGYMSYKVDRDARLTQKHRGGGLIMLVNEVWATDVEVENIMITRDYELMVVSIIPNEHPEGAPPLTFIHVYIPGPNITQAATDIAGIYYDALEKYPGGPVFLLGDFNRCDITHLLDLEQYVTCPTRYSNTLDKCYGNVPGAYRSVCRPPLGRSDHNVIHLIPKKKSDESDPSKDEKCTHDKTKPRKQ; this is encoded by the exons ATGGTAGTATTTAAGGcaaagttgcaaatcagtcatTGCAATTCtgtagccagatcagcccgtCGTGTGGAGTGTATTATATGCTCCATACTGTGTATCTTGCTGAAGTCAG ttcctccattttcctCTACTACTATGGGTGTGGCAGATGAACTGTGCGATGAGCTGTTCCGTTGGATTTATCAGCAGGAGAAATGTGCAGATGATCTCGAGGCTTTGGCCACCGAGCTGGAGGAGATGAGGGAGGTGATGACTACAGGCCAGTTGGTGGGAAACACAGCAACTGTGCTTGGGTCTGCCACCCTTGTTGGAACAGGCATTGCAACATTTCTGACTGGAGGCCTGGCTGCACCCTTGCTGGCAGCGGCAGCTGGTATCACAGTTGGAGCGGGTACTGCAACTAGTCTTACACTTTCGCTCGTGGAGAAATGGAAATCCAgtaaaaaaatggaaaatgcaGAGAAGACTACTAATAAAATCAAACAGATTCAGAACAATATTGAAAGGCTCCAGAAGAAACTCCAGAAGGAGTGTGAGAGTGAAGGCTTTAAAGCGTCATCCTCCGATGACGTGGAGTGTGAAATCACAGTGAGAATCCTGAGAGCCATGGGCAAACGTAGTGGTAGAGATCTGCCCCTCAGTCGCCTAAGGCACCTCTTCAGTATTGATGGCATGTATACACATCACAGATATGGGTTTCATCCAGACATTGCATTCTTCTGCACTGTCAGTTCTTTGGTAACATTCCTTGGATATTCTGCCGTCTTTCTGAAAACAGCAGCAACAAAAGGACAAAAATATTATACTCCACTTTTTGTGAAAGCTACTGAAGGAATGGTTGATCTTTCAATCAAAGCTGTATTAAAGGGAACAGGCCAG GCCGCAGGAGGAATATTTGGGCTGATATTAACAGTTCCCGATCTGATTGATAACTGTGAAGAactgattaaaaacaaacatcagaCTGAAGCTAGCAAATTTCTGAAGACAAAAGCTAAAGAAATCCGTGAGactgcaaaaaaatttaaaaagccaTTGAATGAATTGCA AGAGATGCTCAGTCAAATCCCTGAAATAGAGTGTCACATTGATTTGGCTCAGGAGATGTTTGGATCTCAAATATACACACAAGGCACCATTTGTGTGGAGTATAAACAGACCCAAAAGCAGGACAGGAAGACACAGAGGTTTATTTTCCTATGCACAAAAGACATAGGAGTAACTAAGTATGGTTCCACATGTAAAGACAAATCAGGTAACAACAAgaacaaaagacagaagaaGAAGGCTACTTCAACTGAAGACAGGTACCTTAACCAGGAGAGGAAAACTGCTTTTCTGAGGAAACCACCACACAAGTCTAAAACAAAAGTAAAGGAATTTCAGTTCCGCCTTCCTAAAATAATGATGTCTAATGTGCGTTCTCTTCCAAACAAAATAGAGGAGCTCGAAGAAATGATGGAAGATGCGGAAAACTTTAATTCCGATCTGATGTTCTTCACAGAGACATGGTTGAATAGGAACTCACCCAGCATTAGCTTGGAGGGATATATGTCTTACAAGGTTGATCGTGATGCACGGCTAACTCAGAAACATAGAGGAGGGGGATTGATAATGCTTGTGAATGAGGTCTGGGCGACTGATGTGGAGGTGGAAAACATCATGATTACTCGAGATTATGAGTTAATGGTTGTGTCCATTATACCAAATGAACACCCTGAGGGTGCTCCACCACTTACCTTCATCCATGTGTATATCCCAGGACCTAATATTACTCAAGCTGCCACTGACATTGCTGGTATTTATTATGATGCTCTGGAGAAGTATCCTGGTGGTCCTGTTTTCTTATTGGGTGATTTCAACCGGTGTGACATCACTCATCTCTTGGACCTGGAGCAATATGTCACATGCCCAACCAGATACAGTAACACCCTGGATAAGTGCTATGGGAATGTGCCAGGGGCTTATAGATCTGTATGCAGACCCCCGCTTGGCCGGTCAGACCACAATGTCATTCATTTGATTCCTAAAAAAAAGTCGGATGAAAGTGATCCTTCCAAAGATGAGAAGTGTACACACGACAAAACCAAACCCAGAAAGCAATGA
- the LOC131537087 gene encoding uncharacterized protein LOC131537087 isoform X2, with amino-acid sequence MGVADELCDELFRWIYQQEKCADDLEALATELEEMREVMTTGQLVGNTATVLGSATLVGTGIATFLTGGLAAPLLAAAAGITVGAGTATSLTLSLVEKWKSSKKMENAEKTTNKIKQIQNNIERLQKKLQKECESEGFKASSSDDVECEITVRILRAMGKRSGRDLPLSRLRHLFSIDGMYTHHRYGFHPDIAFFCTVSSLVTFLGYSAVFLKTAATKGQKYYTPLFVKATEGMVDLSIKAVLKGTGQAAGGIFGLILTVPDLIDNCEELIKNKHQTEASKFLKTKAKEIRETAKKFKKPLNELQEMLSQIPEIECHIDLAQEMFGSQIYTQGTICVEYKQTQKQDRKTQRFIFLCTKDIGVTKYGSTCKDKSGNNKNKRQKKKATSTEDRYLNQERKTAFLRKPPHKSKTKVKEFQFRLPKIMMSNVRSLPNKIEELEEMMEDAENFNSDLMFFTETWLNRNSPSISLEGYMSYKVDRDARLTQKHRGGGLIMLVNEVWATDVEVENIMITRDYELMVVSIIPNEHPEGAPPLTFIHVYIPGPNITQAATDIAGIYYDALEKYPGGPVFLLGDFNRCDITHLLDLEQYVTCPTRYSNTLDKCYGNVPGAYRSVCRPPLGRSDHNVIHLIPKKKSDESDPSKDEKCTHDKTKPRKQ; translated from the exons ATGGGTGTGGCAGATGAACTGTGCGATGAGCTGTTCCGTTGGATTTATCAGCAGGAGAAATGTGCAGATGATCTCGAGGCTTTGGCCACCGAGCTGGAGGAGATGAGGGAGGTGATGACTACAGGCCAGTTGGTGGGAAACACAGCAACTGTGCTTGGGTCTGCCACCCTTGTTGGAACAGGCATTGCAACATTTCTGACTGGAGGCCTGGCTGCACCCTTGCTGGCAGCGGCAGCTGGTATCACAGTTGGAGCGGGTACTGCAACTAGTCTTACACTTTCGCTCGTGGAGAAATGGAAATCCAgtaaaaaaatggaaaatgcaGAGAAGACTACTAATAAAATCAAACAGATTCAGAACAATATTGAAAGGCTCCAGAAGAAACTCCAGAAGGAGTGTGAGAGTGAAGGCTTTAAAGCGTCATCCTCCGATGACGTGGAGTGTGAAATCACAGTGAGAATCCTGAGAGCCATGGGCAAACGTAGTGGTAGAGATCTGCCCCTCAGTCGCCTAAGGCACCTCTTCAGTATTGATGGCATGTATACACATCACAGATATGGGTTTCATCCAGACATTGCATTCTTCTGCACTGTCAGTTCTTTGGTAACATTCCTTGGATATTCTGCCGTCTTTCTGAAAACAGCAGCAACAAAAGGACAAAAATATTATACTCCACTTTTTGTGAAAGCTACTGAAGGAATGGTTGATCTTTCAATCAAAGCTGTATTAAAGGGAACAGGCCAG GCCGCAGGAGGAATATTTGGGCTGATATTAACAGTTCCCGATCTGATTGATAACTGTGAAGAactgattaaaaacaaacatcagaCTGAAGCTAGCAAATTTCTGAAGACAAAAGCTAAAGAAATCCGTGAGactgcaaaaaaatttaaaaagccaTTGAATGAATTGCA AGAGATGCTCAGTCAAATCCCTGAAATAGAGTGTCACATTGATTTGGCTCAGGAGATGTTTGGATCTCAAATATACACACAAGGCACCATTTGTGTGGAGTATAAACAGACCCAAAAGCAGGACAGGAAGACACAGAGGTTTATTTTCCTATGCACAAAAGACATAGGAGTAACTAAGTATGGTTCCACATGTAAAGACAAATCAGGTAACAACAAgaacaaaagacagaagaaGAAGGCTACTTCAACTGAAGACAGGTACCTTAACCAGGAGAGGAAAACTGCTTTTCTGAGGAAACCACCACACAAGTCTAAAACAAAAGTAAAGGAATTTCAGTTCCGCCTTCCTAAAATAATGATGTCTAATGTGCGTTCTCTTCCAAACAAAATAGAGGAGCTCGAAGAAATGATGGAAGATGCGGAAAACTTTAATTCCGATCTGATGTTCTTCACAGAGACATGGTTGAATAGGAACTCACCCAGCATTAGCTTGGAGGGATATATGTCTTACAAGGTTGATCGTGATGCACGGCTAACTCAGAAACATAGAGGAGGGGGATTGATAATGCTTGTGAATGAGGTCTGGGCGACTGATGTGGAGGTGGAAAACATCATGATTACTCGAGATTATGAGTTAATGGTTGTGTCCATTATACCAAATGAACACCCTGAGGGTGCTCCACCACTTACCTTCATCCATGTGTATATCCCAGGACCTAATATTACTCAAGCTGCCACTGACATTGCTGGTATTTATTATGATGCTCTGGAGAAGTATCCTGGTGGTCCTGTTTTCTTATTGGGTGATTTCAACCGGTGTGACATCACTCATCTCTTGGACCTGGAGCAATATGTCACATGCCCAACCAGATACAGTAACACCCTGGATAAGTGCTATGGGAATGTGCCAGGGGCTTATAGATCTGTATGCAGACCCCCGCTTGGCCGGTCAGACCACAATGTCATTCATTTGATTCCTAAAAAAAAGTCGGATGAAAGTGATCCTTCCAAAGATGAGAAGTGTACACACGACAAAACCAAACCCAGAAAGCAATGA